One genomic segment of Vulpes vulpes isolate BD-2025 chromosome 2, VulVul3, whole genome shotgun sequence includes these proteins:
- the FUT7 gene encoding alpha-(1,3)-fucosyltransferase 7: MNSAGYSLSRRLRALGILAGAALLSAIWLLWLLGSPPTGGPAPPHTLIILIWHWPFSDRPPELPSNTCISFGVAHCHLSTNHSLLASADAVVFHHRELQTQQARLPLAKRPRGQPWVWVSMESPSHTHGLGRLGGIFNWVLSYRRDSDIFVPYGQLEPHRGPAPPLPAKKRVAAWVVSNFQERQRRVQVYRQLAPHLQVDVFGRANRQPLCANCLLPTVAQYLFYLSFENSQHRDYITEKFWRNALAAGTVPVVLGPPRATYEAFAPADAFVHVDDFSTAQELASFLANMNESHYRRYFAWRDRLRVRLFGDWRERFCAICTHYPHLPRGQVYQDLQGWFQA, translated from the exons ATGAACAGTGCCG GGTACAGCCTCTCCCGGAGGCTCCGGGCTCTGGGGATCCTGGCCGGAGCCGCCCTGCTTTCTGCCATATGGCTCCTTTGGCTGCTTGGGTCACCCCCCACCGGAGGCCCTGCGCCCCCGCACACACTCATCATCCTCATCTGGCACTGGCCCTTCAGCGACCGGCCCCCAGAGCTTCCCAGCAACACCTGCATCAGCTTTGGGGTGGCCCACTGCCACCTGAGCACCAACCACAGCCTGCTGGCCAGTGCAGATGCTGTAGTTTTCCACCACCGAGAGCTGCAGACCCAGCAGGCCCGTCTGCCTCTGGCCAAGCGCCCACGTGGACAGCCCTGGGTGTGGGTCTCCATGGAGTCGCCCAGCCACACCCACGGCCTTGGTCGCCTCGGTGGGATCTTTAATTGGGTGCTAAGCTACCGGCGTGACTCGGATATCTTCGTGCCCTATGGCCAGCTGGAGCCTCACCGGGGGCCTGCGCCGCCACTGCCGGCCAAGAAGAgggtggcagcctgggtggtgaGCAACTTCCAGGAGCGGCAGCGGCGTGTCCAGGTGTACCGGCAGCTGGCGCCTCACCTGCAGGTGGATGTGTTCGGCCGCGCCAACAGGCAGCCCTTGTGCGCTAACTGCCTGCTGCCCACCGTGGCCCAGTACCTCTTCTACCTGTCTTTTGAGAACTCACAGCATCGAGACTACATCACTGAGAAGTTCTGGCGCAACGCGCTGGCAGCCGGCACGGTCCCTGTCGTGCTGGGGCCCCCGAGGGCCACGTACGAGGCCTTTGCACCAGCTGACGCCTTTGTTCATGTGGACGACTTCAGCACAGCCCAAGAGCTGGCCTCCTTCCTGGCTAACATGAACGAGAGCCACTATCGGCGCTATTTCGCCTGGCGAGACCGGCTCCGTGTGCGGCTGTTTGGGGACTGGCGGGAGCGCTTCTGTGCCATCTGCACCCACTACCCCCACCTCCCCCGAGGCCAGGTCTACCAGGACCTCCAGGGCTGGTTCCAAGCCTGA